CGTGTAGAGTTGGATACGGAGATTGATCCCTTGATTGGTGGGGTATCCGTTGCTGGTAAGGTGTATAAGAAAGATAGCGGGGCTATGGTGCACATGCGCTATCTAGGCTCATATGCAGTGCTTTATGTAATGGATGGCGGGGGATGGTATGAGGACGAGCGCGGCTACCGATCGAAAGTGAGCAAAGGGGATGTGCTGATCATTCATCCCGATGTCGGACACCGCTATGGTCCTGCACCCGGCCAGCATTGGCATGAGCTCTACTTGGTATTTCAGGGGCCTATCTTTGATTTGTGGAGAGATGCCGGATATCTCAAGTCTGGTCTCTGGAAGGGGGAGTCTCAGGTGATGGAGGAGTGGGGTAAGGAATTGGAGGAGTACTTGAAGATGTACGCTATGAATCAGGCCCACTTGGTAAGCGCCCTTCAGCTGATGATCGCCAAATTAAGTAGTATTACCTATTCTGGAACCAAGAAAATCAGGCGTGATCACTGGAGCACCCTTGCGATGAAACAATTGGCAGGTTCCGACAGGGATTTGCACGAGATAGCTGGTGAATTGGGTATGAGCTACGAGCATTTCCGCAAGTCCTTCAAGAAGGAGGTCGGACTTAGTCCTCTGCAGTATCGTAATAAGCAATTGGCCATTAGAGCTTACCATCTGATTGTGGGGAGTGAGGATAGTGTGAAGGAAATTGCCAGAAAGCTTGGGTTTTACGACGATGCTTACTTTTCCAAATTCTTCAAAAAATATTACGGAGTGGCTCCGAATGAAGTGCGATCCATGTAAACCTCATTTTTACTGGGTTTTTAGATTGCGGCGAGTGAGAGGATATTCATAGTCTCCTTCCTGATTCGTTAGAAGTATATTTTATGAGTGAAGAGCAGATTCAATTTTCGGAAGCCAATGCACTGACTAAAAGGGTATTTGAGACCCTGAAAAGGCATCCGAAGCGGATCGTGTTTACCGAAGGTGAGGATGAAAGGGTCATCCGGGTGGCACGTAGGATGGTTGAGCTTCAAATTGCGGCCCCTATTTTGCTGGGTGACAAGCTCCGCATTCGTGCTCTCGCAGCAAAGATTGGCGTGAAGCTTGATTTTGTGAACGTCATGGATCCCAAGCAGTCCTCGGACTTGGATCTGTTCTGTCGCCGTCTGGAGAAGATGGAAAAATACCGTGGCCGCGAGGTTTCCGATGCTCGTGAAATGATGGCGAGACCTCACAATTTTGCAGCCATGATGATCCAGTACAGCCAGGCCGACGGTATGGTAAGTGGTAACAAGGCTCAGCCGGTGACCATCTACAGGGCTTTGATGAACTTTGTGAAGCCGATGCCGGGCGTGCCGAAACTTTTCAGTGTAGTAGCCATGGTGGCTCCTCACCTGCAACATTTCGGGAGTGAGGACATGCTGTTCCTGACAGACTGTGGTGTTAATCCTAAGCCGGATGTGAATGAACTGGCTATTTCAGCTATTGAAGCGGGCAAGCTTGCCCGCCATTTCATGGGCAGAACTCCACGTGTTGCTCTCCTCAGCCACTCAACTCACGGGTCCATGCCAACGGATAGCTCGAAGAAAGTTGTCGCAGCAACGGCAATGGCAAGGGAACTAGCCCACCGTCAAATGATCGAACTGGATATCGACGGCGAACTACAGGCCGATGTGGCTCTGGACCTCAAGGCTGCCGAGACCAAACTGGCTGACTCCAGAGCGGAGACTCCAGCAGATGTCTTGGTTTTCCCAAATCTGGATTCCGGTCATATAGCCTTCAAGTTGTTGCAGCATGTCGGGGGTGCTCAAGTCTATGGCCATCTTCTGATGGGGCTTACCCGTCCTGCAGCTCAGGTGCCTGTGACTGTCAGTGAAGAGAGTCTTCTAGGGACGGCTGCTATGGTTGGTGCTGAGGCCATCAAGTTCCGTCAGATGTATCCAGACGGCGAAGTGGAATAGTCTTTGGCATGTCCAGGCTCGCTAAGGTAGTGGAACTCGTCTTGAGGGTGGCGCTTGGCCTCATCTTTGTGGTTTTTGCTGTCTTCAAGCTCATAGATCCTCAGGCCTTTGTTCAGGATGTTGCCAATTTCCAGATCTCACCATTCAGTGGTGCTCCATGGGATATGTGGCTGGCCTACTCATTGCCGGGACTAGAAATTATTGCGGGACTCTGCCTGATATTTAGATTTCTCTATCGAGGGGCGTTAGTGGTAATTGGAGGAATGGTCCTGACATTCATCGTCGCAATCGGTTATGTTTGGAGCATTGGCTTGAACATTAATTGTGGCTGCGCTGGGGAGTATGATTTGCTTGGTGGTTATGTATCGCACATCACGGCGCTGGGAGTCATGCTGGCTGCCGTCGTCTATCTTGCCATCGATGAGCTGTTTTCTGGTCAGCCAGTGGAGGAATAAGCCTCTGGGTGTTTTGAGGCTTGTATCGGCGGGGCATGAGCTTAGTCTGCGCATGGTTCTGAACACTTGATAATATGGAAATTTGGAAGGCTATCGTTGTTGGTATCGTGCAGGGTTTGGCTGAGTTTTTGCCGATATCCTCCAGCGGGCATATCGTTTTAACCCAGTATCTCCTGGGAATACGTGAGGTGGGGGCTACCGAACATGCTTCTGATTTGAGTTTTGAGATTATCTTGCACGTGGGGACGCTAGTCAGTGTGCTCATTTATTTTAAGCGACAGCTCTGGAATATGACACGCTCACTATACACTCCGGAAATGAAGGAGGAGCGTATGATGATCCTCTGGCTGGGATTGGCGACTTTGCCAGCAGTGGCCGCAGCCTTGCTCTTCAAGGATTTCTTTGATGCTGTTCCAGGTCGTCCAGTTCTCGTGTCTGGCTTGCTGATTGTGACAGGCTTACTGCTATTTGTTCCAAGGCTGCTGAAAGGCCGTGAACGCAAGGTGGGTTTTACGAGTGCACTAATCATGGGTGTGGGACAGGCCTTTGCGATCTTGCCGGGCGTGTCCCGTTCAGGTTCGACTATTGCCGCGGGCATGGTGAGCGGGGTGAAGCCTGAGAAGGCAGCTGAATTCTCCTTCCTGATGTCTATTCCTGCCATTGCTGGGGGCTTTGTATTTACTCTCAAAGACAAGCAAGAGGCTGAGGGTAGCTATATGGCTGCGTTAAAGACTTGTTTCAATGAAGCCTACCTAGCTGGAGCACTGGCGGCAGCCGTAGTTGGTTTGTTTGCGATCTACTTGGTGATGGGGGCAGTGAGGAAAGGAAAGCTGGAATACTTCTCCTACTATTGCTTTGCGGCAGGTATTGCTGGTATGGTTTACTTCAGCATGAGCTAACGGCTCACAAGTAGTACCCCTAAATGATACGTTTTTTATTAGTCTGGATTGTCGTGACGATGACTACAGCTGCCTCTCTGCGGGCTGGTCAAGTCATGGTGGAGTTAGCGGATGGATTTGATTTTCCTGTTGGAAAGCCTGATGCCAAAAATTACTACAAGGCTCGTGGTATGCGCTTGCGACCGCCTGTGCATTTTGGTGAAGACTGGAATGGGACAGGAGGGGGAGACAGTGACCTTCATGACCCAATTTATGCCATCGCTAATGGGGTGGTGACCTTTGCTTATGATACCAAGGGGGGGTGGGGCCGTGTAATCATCATTCGTCATGCTTATCGAGACCCAAAGTCAGGCAAGGTTGAGTACTGCGATTCACTCTATGGGCATAACCGTACCATGAAGGTTAAAGTGGGGGACATGGTTACACGTGGGCAGCAGATCGCTACCATGGGGAATAACCGGGGGATGTACCCAGCTCATTTACACTTTGAAATCAGGCATAACTTGAAGGTCGGTATGCATAGAGAGAGTGTGCCGAGAACCACCGGAAACTGGGCGGATCCTACCAGCTTTATCAAAAAATACCGGCAACTTAAGAAAGAATGGCGCAAACAAGCTGTGCCGACTGGAACGTATCAGGTGTACAAAGGCTTTAAAGGGCTTTAAGCTGATACTCTATGGCTGCTAGAAAGCAATACTCGGGTTTGTGGCTGCTATTGGCATTCGCCCTAGCAGTGACCGCTTACTATTTACGGGAGCAAGAGAGGACTGATCCTCCCACAGCTGTCGAGCAGCTTGAAAAGTTCATTGAGGATTCATTACCTAGTGAAGGGGAGGATTTGATAGCAGATAAGCTGACTGAGGTAGTATTATCCGGTAAAGGCTATGATGTTCTGAAGGAGTGTGCACTCGAGGAGCACCGTCACAATGACGGGGACAGTTTTCACGTGAGACATGGTAGGGATACCACAGAGTTTCGGCTCTATTTTGTGGATACGCCGGAGAGCAAGTATAAGACCTACCGTGATGGGAACGACAATGGAAAGCGCATCGATGAGCAGGGAAAGTATTTCAGTGGCCTGAGCAGAGATCAGACAACGGCCGTTGGGATGGTGGCCAAGAAGCACATCCTGAAGCTTTTACGAAGGCAGGAGTTTACCGTCGTTACCAAGTGGGATAATGTCTATGGACCAGAGAGACGCTATGCCTTTGTTGTTGTTGATTGGAATGGAAAGCAAGTCTACTTGCACGAGCTGTTAGTCGCCCATGGACTGGCTAGGATTCATACGAGACCTGCAACTCTTCCGGATAACACCGCGGCGAGCCGTCAGAGGGAAAAGTTGAAAGTGTTAGAAAGCTTGGCTAAGGAAGCAAAGCGAGGGGGGTGGTGTTTGAAGTGAAAAAGGCTTAGCCAAGTCTCTGCTCGAAATCATCGTAGGTGAATTCACGCACTACTTCGATACTTCCATCTTCTTGTTTAAGGGCAATTGCAGGGTGGGGGACGCCATTGAACATGGTGGTTTTGACCATGGTGTAGTGTGCCATGTCATCAAAGGTGATACGGTCTCCGATGTTGAGAGGCTTATTAAATGAGTAGTCCCCGATAACATCGCCGGCAAGGCAGGTAGGACAGCCAAGACGATAGGTGTGACTGAGTTCGCCCGCCTGACCTGTGGGCTGGAGGTCTGAGTCCAGCACATCCGGGCGGTAGGGCATTTCCAGGACATCAGGCATGTGCCCTGTGGCTGAGACGTCTAGGATGGCAATGTTGTGGTCGTTG
Above is a genomic segment from Rubritalea squalenifaciens DSM 18772 containing:
- a CDS encoding helix-turn-helix domain-containing protein, which produces MASNHIRVELDTEIDPLIGGVSVAGKVYKKDSGAMVHMRYLGSYAVLYVMDGGGWYEDERGYRSKVSKGDVLIIHPDVGHRYGPAPGQHWHELYLVFQGPIFDLWRDAGYLKSGLWKGESQVMEEWGKELEEYLKMYAMNQAHLVSALQLMIAKLSSITYSGTKKIRRDHWSTLAMKQLAGSDRDLHEIAGELGMSYEHFRKSFKKEVGLSPLQYRNKQLAIRAYHLIVGSEDSVKEIARKLGFYDDAYFSKFFKKYYGVAPNEVRSM
- a CDS encoding phosphate acyltransferase, which gives rise to MSEEQIQFSEANALTKRVFETLKRHPKRIVFTEGEDERVIRVARRMVELQIAAPILLGDKLRIRALAAKIGVKLDFVNVMDPKQSSDLDLFCRRLEKMEKYRGREVSDAREMMARPHNFAAMMIQYSQADGMVSGNKAQPVTIYRALMNFVKPMPGVPKLFSVVAMVAPHLQHFGSEDMLFLTDCGVNPKPDVNELAISAIEAGKLARHFMGRTPRVALLSHSTHGSMPTDSSKKVVAATAMARELAHRQMIELDIDGELQADVALDLKAAETKLADSRAETPADVLVFPNLDSGHIAFKLLQHVGGAQVYGHLLMGLTRPAAQVPVTVSEESLLGTAAMVGAEAIKFRQMYPDGEVE
- a CDS encoding DoxX family protein, translating into MSRLAKVVELVLRVALGLIFVVFAVFKLIDPQAFVQDVANFQISPFSGAPWDMWLAYSLPGLEIIAGLCLIFRFLYRGALVVIGGMVLTFIVAIGYVWSIGLNINCGCAGEYDLLGGYVSHITALGVMLAAVVYLAIDELFSGQPVEE
- a CDS encoding undecaprenyl-diphosphate phosphatase — encoded protein: MEIWKAIVVGIVQGLAEFLPISSSGHIVLTQYLLGIREVGATEHASDLSFEIILHVGTLVSVLIYFKRQLWNMTRSLYTPEMKEERMMILWLGLATLPAVAAALLFKDFFDAVPGRPVLVSGLLIVTGLLLFVPRLLKGRERKVGFTSALIMGVGQAFAILPGVSRSGSTIAAGMVSGVKPEKAAEFSFLMSIPAIAGGFVFTLKDKQEAEGSYMAALKTCFNEAYLAGALAAAVVGLFAIYLVMGAVRKGKLEYFSYYCFAAGIAGMVYFSMS
- a CDS encoding murein hydrolase activator EnvC family protein encodes the protein MIRFLLVWIVVTMTTAASLRAGQVMVELADGFDFPVGKPDAKNYYKARGMRLRPPVHFGEDWNGTGGGDSDLHDPIYAIANGVVTFAYDTKGGWGRVIIIRHAYRDPKSGKVEYCDSLYGHNRTMKVKVGDMVTRGQQIATMGNNRGMYPAHLHFEIRHNLKVGMHRESVPRTTGNWADPTSFIKKYRQLKKEWRKQAVPTGTYQVYKGFKGL
- a CDS encoding thermonuclease family protein — its product is MAARKQYSGLWLLLAFALAVTAYYLREQERTDPPTAVEQLEKFIEDSLPSEGEDLIADKLTEVVLSGKGYDVLKECALEEHRHNDGDSFHVRHGRDTTEFRLYFVDTPESKYKTYRDGNDNGKRIDEQGKYFSGLSRDQTTAVGMVAKKHILKLLRRQEFTVVTKWDNVYGPERRYAFVVVDWNGKQVYLHELLVAHGLARIHTRPATLPDNTAASRQREKLKVLESLAKEAKRGGWCLK